One window of the Mycobacterium sp. SVM_VP21 genome contains the following:
- a CDS encoding alkaline phosphatase family protein gives MVTKVKRFLCGATVAGLVAGTGAVVGTQTGLSGVSADWLLAAEHVLLIGTDGTNLDKILEYAYNQDSGFKTAMDQGITGTASLTNHTTFSGPSWTTILTGVWDDKHGVTNNLFSPEPYNLWPTVFNLLEYYKPEINTTVIADWDYINDIAAAGGYPVDNNVFVPFETNWADADALVTAQTIAQILATADNPDDISNFLFSYQVQVDEAGHEFGGGSAEYAQAVVNVGANIQQILAAVAQVKALTGDDWSIIITTDHGHQQSHDILGHGFQSPNETSSFVIFDQAGDHATDGSQNLNYSTVDITPTILSLFGVPMRSDFDGVSMANDPAILNSIVTPVDLKQALHDALAMYGYPNIGNDIALAIRTVVTSIPYGLNLVVTEIDKLLQSIVDQDIFLISGLAQFAQQVNDFVGGLVVDTSVALARGVAFLTGSGVIAPTDAPLPLPGASEFSDPWGLLAASDNLFAPDHW, from the coding sequence ATGGTGACAAAGGTGAAGCGGTTTCTGTGCGGTGCGACCGTCGCCGGCCTGGTTGCCGGAACGGGGGCGGTGGTAGGGACGCAGACTGGGCTGTCCGGGGTGAGCGCCGACTGGCTGCTGGCCGCTGAGCACGTGCTGCTGATCGGTACCGACGGCACCAACTTGGACAAGATCCTGGAGTACGCCTACAACCAAGACAGCGGCTTCAAAACCGCGATGGACCAAGGTATTACCGGAACCGCGAGCCTGACCAACCACACCACCTTCTCCGGTCCGTCATGGACGACGATTCTGACCGGGGTGTGGGACGACAAGCACGGTGTGACCAACAACCTGTTCAGTCCCGAGCCGTACAACTTGTGGCCGACGGTGTTCAACCTTCTCGAGTACTACAAGCCCGAGATCAACACCACGGTGATCGCCGACTGGGACTACATCAACGACATCGCTGCCGCGGGCGGCTACCCGGTCGACAACAACGTCTTCGTGCCCTTCGAGACCAACTGGGCTGATGCCGACGCGCTGGTCACCGCGCAGACCATCGCTCAGATCCTGGCGACCGCCGACAACCCCGACGACATCTCGAACTTCCTGTTCTCCTACCAAGTACAGGTAGACGAGGCCGGACACGAGTTCGGTGGCGGGTCGGCCGAATACGCCCAAGCCGTCGTGAACGTCGGCGCCAACATCCAGCAGATCCTGGCCGCGGTCGCGCAGGTCAAGGCGCTCACCGGTGACGACTGGTCGATCATCATCACCACCGACCACGGACACCAGCAGTCCCACGACATCTTGGGCCACGGCTTCCAATCGCCCAATGAGACATCGTCATTCGTCATCTTCGATCAGGCCGGTGATCACGCCACCGACGGCAGCCAGAACCTGAACTACTCCACGGTGGACATCACGCCGACGATCTTGTCGCTGTTCGGGGTCCCGATGCGGTCAGATTTCGACGGCGTCTCGATGGCCAACGACCCCGCCATCCTCAACAGCATCGTCACACCCGTCGACCTCAAGCAGGCCCTCCACGACGCGCTCGCGATGTACGGCTACCCCAATATCGGCAACGACATCGCGCTGGCCATCCGCACGGTGGTCACCTCCATCCCGTATGGGCTCAATCTGGTCGTCACCGAGATCGACAAGCTCCTGCAATCGATCGTCGACCAGGACATCTTCCTGATCAGTGGACTGGCCCAATTCGCCCAGCAAGTCAACGATTTCGTGGGCGGCCTGGTGGTCGACACGAGCGTGGCGCTGGCTCGCGGCGTTGCATTCCTGACCGGATCGGGCGTCATCGCGCCGACCGACGCGCCGCTACCGCTGCCTGGTGCCTCGGAGTTCTCCGACCCGTGGGGGCTGCTTGCCGCGAGCGATAACCTGTTCGCGCCTGACCATTGGTAG
- a CDS encoding methyltransferase domain-containing protein, with amino-acid sequence MDTVIRQVRRVGDFPFPHQAAFLLDNPIHRRLVNPGGVVGQLALRGGERVLEIGPGPGIFSIEIARRLTTGHLDLFDVQPQMLDKVKKKVEAAGYRNVQFHSGDASDGLPFPDNTFDLAFLASVLGEVPDKAACAVSLQNVIKPGGRLVFQEIFLDPDRLGVADLRALFEPRGFVLKSATGNRWRDIVEFTRGEGA; translated from the coding sequence ATGGACACTGTGATACGCCAGGTGCGCCGAGTCGGTGACTTCCCTTTTCCGCACCAGGCCGCCTTCTTGCTGGACAATCCGATTCACCGACGCCTTGTCAATCCGGGTGGCGTGGTCGGGCAGCTAGCGCTTCGCGGCGGTGAACGAGTGCTGGAGATCGGACCCGGTCCGGGGATCTTCAGTATCGAAATCGCCCGCCGGCTGACGACCGGCCACCTCGATCTTTTCGATGTCCAACCGCAGATGCTGGACAAGGTGAAGAAAAAAGTTGAAGCTGCCGGCTACCGGAATGTGCAGTTTCACTCGGGCGACGCCAGCGACGGGCTTCCCTTCCCCGACAACACGTTTGATCTTGCGTTTCTGGCCAGCGTGCTCGGCGAGGTTCCGGACAAGGCGGCATGTGCGGTGTCTTTGCAGAATGTGATCAAGCCGGGTGGGCGGCTGGTCTTCCAGGAGATATTCCTTGACCCGGATCGACTGGGCGTTGCAGACCTACGCGCTCTTTTCGAACCCAGGGGCTTTGTGCTCAAGTCTGCGACGGGAAACCGGTGGCGTGACATCGTGGAGTTCACCCGGGGTGAGGGCGCATAG
- a CDS encoding ASCH domain-containing protein has product MGASATGRHVIMSVHPQFAEAIMDGRKKIEFRKRRLADDVRVVWVYATAPVSKVLGYFEVGTIHTAKPTDLWRQFADVGCINRADFDRYYANSQIGAGIGIRRAVRLRSPAHITDLLPSGVPPQSYAYVGARALP; this is encoded by the coding sequence ATGGGTGCATCAGCAACTGGACGCCATGTGATCATGTCCGTCCATCCGCAGTTTGCAGAGGCAATTATGGACGGGCGCAAGAAGATTGAGTTCCGTAAACGTCGCCTCGCTGATGACGTGAGAGTGGTGTGGGTCTACGCCACTGCCCCCGTCAGCAAGGTGCTCGGCTACTTCGAAGTCGGAACAATCCATACCGCCAAACCGACTGACCTCTGGCGGCAGTTCGCCGACGTGGGCTGCATCAACCGAGCCGACTTCGACAGGTACTACGCCAACAGCCAAATCGGGGCGGGCATCGGCATCCGCAGAGCCGTCCGTCTGCGCAGCCCCGCCCACATTACCGACCTACTCCCCTCTGGAGTACCGCCACAGAGCTACGCCTACGTAGGAGCGCGCGCCCTCCCCTGA
- a CDS encoding GNAT family N-acetyltransferase has protein sequence MTGSGETAAPPPTRFLIDTNVFIALEPFDGQMEPGLGPAATFMRLAMKQRNLVFVHPATRDELSEGTNPTRAEQRIAELSKIEMLAEVPISTRLQTKLGPLVPDSNDHRDLRILAALDANAVNFLVTEDVGLHKRAKRVGLGDRVLTLADAAALLEAFEPTTVEPPPKVTPVESYALDLEQDIFASIRTDYNGFDAWINKVRGDSANRECFIITEDGGTYAAVAILKVNELASECPYDLPEPITKISTFKVQEEFGGQRYGELLLKAVLLSHRDHSAGSAYVEVWDRHQRLIDFMKMFGYYDAGKSARGEIVLAKRYQPRDTSMSPLDFHIAYGPPAVSDQANVFVIPIIEQWHDQLFPECIPETQQPMLPGLEGTTLPWGNALRKAYLCNSSSRQIQPGDAILFYRSRLQTVSVIGVVEEASRTSSPDEVLNLVGGRTVYGPTDIAQLASHSAQLLVILFRQDRVVDPEWTLAELQSHDVLKAPPQAVTKAKETGAQWVHQQLDAM, from the coding sequence ATGACAGGGAGCGGGGAAACGGCGGCTCCGCCGCCGACGCGCTTTCTGATCGACACCAACGTCTTCATTGCACTTGAACCGTTCGACGGGCAGATGGAGCCCGGGCTTGGACCAGCAGCTACCTTCATGCGGCTAGCGATGAAGCAGCGCAACCTAGTCTTCGTCCATCCCGCCACGAGGGACGAGCTTTCCGAAGGAACGAACCCGACGCGGGCGGAGCAGCGAATCGCCGAACTGAGCAAGATCGAGATGCTCGCCGAGGTGCCGATCAGCACTCGCCTCCAGACCAAACTGGGTCCACTGGTCCCCGATTCCAACGATCACCGCGATCTGCGAATACTGGCTGCACTGGACGCGAACGCCGTCAATTTCCTTGTCACTGAGGACGTTGGTCTTCATAAGCGAGCGAAGAGGGTCGGACTAGGGGATCGAGTCCTCACACTTGCCGATGCGGCGGCGCTGCTGGAGGCATTCGAGCCGACCACCGTCGAACCACCACCGAAGGTGACGCCCGTCGAGTCATATGCCCTCGACCTGGAACAAGACATTTTCGCCAGCATCAGAACCGATTACAACGGCTTCGATGCCTGGATCAACAAGGTTCGCGGGGACTCGGCGAACCGTGAGTGCTTCATCATCACCGAAGACGGCGGAACCTACGCAGCCGTCGCCATATTGAAGGTCAACGAGCTCGCATCCGAATGCCCGTACGACCTGCCAGAGCCCATCACCAAGATTTCGACATTCAAGGTGCAGGAGGAGTTCGGCGGTCAACGGTACGGGGAGCTACTACTGAAAGCCGTCCTCCTTTCGCACCGCGACCACAGCGCTGGAAGTGCCTACGTTGAGGTGTGGGATCGCCATCAGCGGCTCATCGACTTCATGAAGATGTTCGGGTACTACGACGCAGGCAAGTCGGCGCGTGGTGAGATTGTCCTCGCCAAGAGGTACCAGCCGCGAGACACCTCCATGTCGCCGTTGGACTTTCACATTGCGTACGGTCCGCCAGCCGTGTCTGACCAAGCGAATGTGTTCGTCATTCCGATCATCGAGCAATGGCATGATCAGTTGTTTCCAGAGTGCATACCCGAGACTCAACAACCCATGTTGCCTGGGCTGGAAGGCACGACACTCCCCTGGGGTAACGCGCTGCGCAAGGCGTATCTATGCAACTCATCTTCAAGGCAGATTCAGCCGGGCGACGCGATTCTGTTCTACCGATCCAGGCTCCAGACCGTATCTGTCATTGGCGTGGTCGAGGAAGCCTCCAGAACATCCTCTCCCGATGAAGTGCTGAACCTGGTCGGCGGACGAACCGTATACGGACCCACCGATATTGCCCAGCTCGCGTCTCACTCCGCGCAGTTACTTGTCATCCTCTTCCGGCAGGATCGCGTCGTTGATCCCGAATGGACCCTGGCGGAGCTTCAGAGCCATGACGTGCTGAAGGCACCGCCACAAGCCGTGACCAAAGCGAAGGAGACCGGTGCCCAATGGGTGCATCAGCAACTGGACGCCATGTGA
- the orn gene encoding oligoribonuclease, with protein MTGLDLGSDKLIEIAALVTDGELNILGDGIDVVIHADDADLDAMSPVVTEMHTRSGLIDEVRASTVDLATAEAMVLDYIRTHVKQAKTAPLAGNSIGTDRGFLARDMVALNDYLHYRMIDVSSIKELCRRWYPRIYFGQPEKGLAHRALADIHESIRELKYYRRTAFVAPPGPSTSDIAAVAGELGPPVDAPDDIDSVAERPSG; from the coding sequence ATGACCGGCCTGGATCTGGGCTCGGACAAGCTCATCGAGATTGCCGCCCTGGTCACCGACGGCGAGCTGAACATCCTGGGCGACGGTATTGACGTGGTGATCCACGCCGACGACGCGGACCTGGACGCGATGAGCCCTGTGGTGACCGAGATGCACACCCGATCGGGCCTGATCGACGAGGTCAGAGCATCGACGGTCGACCTGGCTACCGCCGAGGCGATGGTGCTCGACTACATCCGCACCCACGTCAAGCAGGCCAAGACGGCGCCGCTCGCGGGCAACTCGATCGGCACCGACCGTGGTTTCCTGGCCCGCGACATGGTCGCCCTCAACGACTACCTGCACTACCGGATGATCGACGTCAGCTCGATCAAGGAGTTGTGCCGTCGGTGGTACCCCCGGATCTACTTCGGCCAGCCGGAGAAGGGCCTCGCGCACCGCGCACTGGCCGATATCCACGAGTCCATCCGGGAATTGAAGTACTACCGGCGTACCGCGTTCGTCGCCCCGCCCGGGCCGTCTACCAGCGACATTGCCGCGGTCGCCGGGGAACTGGGGCCGCCGGTGGACGCGCCCGACGATATCGATTCGGTCGCTGAGCGCCCAAGCGGTTAG
- a CDS encoding DUF853 domain-containing protein, whose amino-acid sequence MSPESAANAAQQIAAGYVADGQALELGTVVIDDTADASAQVRIPLATINRHGLVAGATGTGKTKTLQVIAEQLSAAGVPVLMADVKGDLSGLSRAGEAGDKITQRATETGDDWTPTAFPVEFLSLGTGGLGIPVRATISSFGPILLSKVLGLNSTQESTLGLIFHWADQNGYLLLDLKDLRSVITFLTSDAGKPQLKNLGGVSAQTAGVILRALVNLEAEGGDTFFGEPELKPEDLLRTDSQGRGIISLLELGDQATRPVLFSTFLMWVLADLFTLLPEVGDVDKPKLVFFFDEAHLLFTDASKAFLQQVEQTVKLIRSKGVGVFFCTQLPTDVPNSVLSQLGARIQHALRAFTPDDQAALSKTVRTYPKTKVYDLESALTSLGIGEAIVTVLSEKGAPTPVAWTRLRAPRSMMASVGDAAITAAATASPLHAVYSETVDRESAYEILSGKLAAGEGSAPPSDPLGYDEVPPPPKVHWWTRFGRWLAHFLSTREGKQVTRAVTTVVVGQITRGAMGTGRRRR is encoded by the coding sequence GTGAGTCCCGAGTCGGCGGCGAACGCCGCGCAGCAGATCGCGGCGGGCTATGTCGCTGACGGCCAGGCCCTCGAATTGGGCACGGTGGTGATCGACGACACCGCAGACGCCTCCGCGCAGGTCCGCATCCCGCTGGCCACGATCAACCGTCACGGGTTGGTGGCCGGCGCCACCGGAACCGGCAAGACCAAGACCTTGCAGGTGATCGCCGAGCAGCTATCCGCCGCCGGTGTCCCGGTGCTGATGGCCGACGTCAAGGGCGACCTGTCCGGGCTGTCGCGTGCGGGGGAGGCCGGGGACAAGATCACCCAGCGCGCCACCGAGACCGGCGACGACTGGACGCCGACGGCATTCCCGGTGGAGTTCCTGTCGCTGGGCACCGGCGGTCTTGGAATCCCGGTGCGCGCCACCATTTCCAGCTTCGGACCCATTCTGTTGTCGAAGGTGTTGGGGCTCAACAGCACCCAGGAGTCGACTCTCGGTCTGATCTTCCACTGGGCAGACCAGAACGGCTATCTGCTGCTGGACCTGAAGGATTTGCGTTCGGTCATCACGTTTTTGACCAGCGATGCCGGCAAACCCCAGCTGAAGAACCTCGGCGGGGTGTCGGCTCAGACCGCGGGGGTGATCCTGCGCGCCCTGGTCAATCTGGAGGCCGAAGGCGGCGACACCTTCTTCGGCGAGCCGGAGCTCAAACCGGAGGACTTGCTGCGTACCGACAGTCAGGGCCGCGGCATCATCTCGCTGCTGGAACTGGGCGATCAAGCCACCCGCCCGGTGTTGTTCTCCACCTTCTTGATGTGGGTGCTCGCCGACCTGTTCACGCTGCTTCCCGAGGTCGGCGACGTGGACAAGCCCAAGCTGGTGTTCTTCTTCGATGAGGCGCACCTGCTGTTCACCGACGCTTCGAAGGCGTTCCTGCAGCAGGTCGAGCAGACCGTGAAGCTGATCCGCTCTAAGGGCGTCGGGGTGTTCTTCTGCACCCAGTTGCCCACCGACGTGCCGAACAGCGTGCTGTCCCAGCTGGGCGCCCGGATCCAGCATGCGTTGCGTGCGTTCACCCCCGATGACCAGGCGGCGCTGAGCAAAACGGTGCGCACCTACCCGAAAACCAAGGTGTATGACCTGGAGTCGGCGCTGACGTCGCTGGGGATCGGCGAGGCGATCGTCACCGTCTTGTCGGAGAAGGGTGCCCCGACGCCGGTCGCCTGGACGCGGCTACGGGCACCGCGATCGATGATGGCCTCGGTCGGCGACGCGGCGATCACCGCGGCGGCCACCGCGAGCCCCCTGCACGCCGTCTACAGCGAGACCGTGGATCGCGAGTCGGCCTACGAGATCTTGTCCGGCAAGCTCGCGGCTGGGGAGGGCAGTGCGCCGCCCTCCGACCCCCTGGGATACGACGAAGTGCCGCCGCCACCGAAAGTGCACTGGTGGACGCGGTTCGGTCGCTGGCTCGCCCACTTCCTCTCCACCCGGGAGGGCAAGCAGGTGACCCGTGCTGTCACTACCGTGGTGGTCGGTCAGATCACCCGCGGCGCAATGGGCACCGGGCGCCGCAGGCGTTGA
- the cmrA gene encoding mycolate reductase (Catalyzes the final step in mycolic acid biosynthesis.) → MPIPAPSPDARAVVTGASQGIGEALATELAARGHALIITARREDVLNDVAARLRDKYRVAVEVRAVDLADPPARDAFCAELAEREISVLCANAGTATFGPISGLDPAAEKAQVQLNAVAVHDLVLAVLPGMLERRAGGILISGSAAGNSPIPNNATYAATKAFANTFSESLRGELRGSGVHVTLLAPGPVRAEMPDATEASLVDRLIPDFLWISTQHTAKLSLDALARNKMRVVPGITSKAMSMASGYAPRAIVTPIVGAVYKKLGGG, encoded by the coding sequence ATGCCAATTCCTGCTCCCAGCCCAGATGCCCGCGCTGTCGTCACCGGCGCGTCCCAGGGAATCGGTGAGGCGCTAGCCACCGAGCTGGCCGCCCGCGGCCACGCCCTGATCATCACCGCGCGCCGCGAAGATGTGCTCAACGACGTGGCAGCACGGCTGCGGGACAAGTACCGGGTCGCGGTCGAGGTACGCGCGGTCGACCTGGCCGACCCGCCGGCACGTGACGCATTCTGCGCTGAGTTGGCCGAGCGGGAGATCTCGGTGCTGTGCGCCAACGCCGGAACCGCGACGTTCGGGCCGATCTCCGGCCTGGACCCGGCGGCGGAGAAGGCGCAGGTGCAGTTGAACGCGGTGGCGGTGCACGACCTGGTTTTGGCGGTGCTGCCCGGCATGCTCGAGCGCCGTGCCGGTGGCATCTTGATCTCCGGTTCGGCGGCGGGAAACTCACCGATCCCCAACAACGCTACCTACGCCGCGACCAAGGCGTTTGCCAACACGTTCAGTGAGTCGCTGCGCGGTGAGCTACGGGGGTCCGGAGTGCACGTCACGTTGCTCGCGCCTGGGCCGGTGCGCGCCGAGATGCCCGATGCCACCGAGGCCTCGTTGGTCGACCGACTGATCCCGGACTTCTTGTGGATCTCCACCCAACACACCGCGAAACTGTCGCTGGATGCGCTGGCGCGCAACAAGATGCGCGTCGTGCCCGGGATCACCTCCAAGGCCATGTCGATGGCCAGCGGCTACGCGCCGCGCGCCATCGTCACCCCGATCGTGGGGGCGGTCTACAAGAAGCTCGGCGGGGGTTAG
- a CDS encoding MFS transporter codes for MGEPGADKPGRSRIVAWALWDTGAAGVSAIVVTFVYSVYLTSSVGRELPGEVSPASWLGRTLAISGLTVAAVAPVIGVWVAAPHRRRVTLAVLTGTAAVLTAAMSLIRDEPAYLAPGLLLLALTAACGDLASVPYNAMLRQLSTPQNSGRISGFGWAAGYAGSVVLLLLVYVGCIAGSGPTRGLLRLSTEGGYNVRVAMLLAAAWLTVFALPLLLTAHRLAGESQAPALRPGFFGGYRQLWRDITAEWHRDRNLVFYLVASAIFRDGLAGVFAFGAVLGVNVYGISAGDVLIFGVAASVVAALGAIAGGLLDDRIGSKTVIVGSLVVMIAAGTTLMMLSGPGAFWACGLVLCLFIGPTQSSARTLLLRMAQEGRDGFEGVAFGLYTMTGRAVSFLAPWLFSVFVDVFGTDRAGMGGLCTVLLLGLLALLPVRVSRV; via the coding sequence ATGGGCGAGCCGGGGGCGGACAAGCCGGGGCGATCCCGGATCGTAGCGTGGGCACTGTGGGACACCGGTGCGGCCGGTGTCAGCGCCATTGTCGTGACGTTCGTCTACTCGGTGTATCTGACCAGCAGCGTCGGTCGAGAGCTGCCAGGAGAGGTGTCCCCGGCCAGCTGGCTGGGCCGCACGCTGGCCATCTCCGGGCTGACCGTGGCCGCGGTCGCCCCGGTGATCGGGGTCTGGGTGGCCGCCCCGCACCGCCGACGCGTGACGCTGGCGGTGCTGACCGGTACCGCGGCGGTATTGACGGCCGCAATGAGCCTGATCCGTGACGAACCCGCCTACTTGGCTCCGGGACTGTTGTTGTTGGCGTTGACCGCCGCGTGCGGCGACCTGGCCAGCGTGCCCTACAACGCCATGCTGCGGCAGCTGTCGACCCCGCAGAACTCCGGCCGGATCTCCGGCTTCGGCTGGGCGGCCGGCTATGCCGGCAGCGTGGTGTTGCTGCTGCTGGTCTACGTAGGCTGCATCGCCGGCAGCGGCCCCACCCGCGGCCTGCTGCGCTTGTCCACCGAAGGCGGATACAACGTTCGGGTGGCGATGCTGCTGGCCGCGGCCTGGCTGACGGTGTTCGCGTTGCCGTTATTGCTCACCGCGCATCGCTTGGCCGGCGAGAGTCAGGCGCCGGCTCTGCGGCCCGGCTTCTTCGGCGGCTATCGCCAGCTGTGGCGCGACATCACCGCGGAATGGCACCGCGACCGCAACCTGGTCTTCTACCTGGTGGCCAGCGCGATCTTCCGCGACGGGCTGGCCGGTGTGTTCGCGTTCGGCGCGGTGCTCGGCGTCAACGTCTACGGCATCTCGGCCGGCGACGTGCTGATCTTCGGGGTGGCCGCCAGCGTGGTGGCCGCACTCGGGGCCATCGCCGGGGGTCTCCTCGACGACCGGATCGGGTCCAAGACCGTCATCGTCGGCTCACTGGTGGTGATGATCGCTGCCGGCACCACGTTGATGATGCTGTCGGGTCCAGGGGCGTTCTGGGCCTGCGGGCTGGTGCTGTGCCTGTTCATCGGGCCGACCCAATCGTCGGCGCGCACCCTGTTGCTGCGGATGGCCCAAGAAGGCCGGGATGGGTTTGAAGGGGTGGCGTTCGGTCTCTACACGATGACCGGTCGGGCGGTGTCGTTCCTGGCGCCGTGGCTGTTCTCGGTCTTCGTCGACGTCTTTGGCACCGACCGGGCGGGCATGGGTGGGCTGTGCACTGTCCTGCTGCTGGGTCTGCTGGCACTGCTGCCCGTGCGGGTCAGCCGGGTTTGA
- a CDS encoding MmpS family protein, giving the protein MSDSYRPEGSHQPWQRGGASEPPTSGYPPYVDPAYAGQLPTYPPGYPPQAPHPTEQLPRQHWEAAPQPPPGGPVGGGKGGPPEPPRFPNWLFLVAGAAVLLVVGMVIALVIANGSQRNSATVTPVTPLPTAPSTPIPKRVPTTTPPPSRTPAPSTTTTAPPPTSTTAGAPETIVYSVSGTGRALSIAYIDTGGILQTEFNVSLPWSKQVTLTPPATTAAAVTVVNFGEQITCSVSVDGAQVRQRTGSILTVCAAAG; this is encoded by the coding sequence ATGAGCGATTCGTACCGACCGGAGGGCTCTCATCAGCCGTGGCAGCGCGGTGGAGCGTCCGAACCGCCGACCTCCGGCTATCCGCCCTATGTCGACCCGGCCTACGCCGGGCAGCTCCCGACGTATCCGCCCGGCTATCCGCCGCAGGCCCCTCACCCGACCGAGCAACTGCCGCGGCAGCACTGGGAGGCGGCGCCTCAGCCCCCGCCGGGTGGGCCGGTAGGCGGCGGCAAAGGCGGACCGCCGGAGCCTCCGCGGTTTCCAAACTGGCTGTTCCTGGTCGCCGGTGCGGCGGTACTGCTGGTGGTCGGCATGGTCATCGCCCTGGTGATCGCCAATGGGTCGCAACGCAATTCGGCCACCGTTACGCCGGTGACCCCGTTGCCGACGGCCCCCAGCACCCCGATTCCCAAGCGCGTCCCCACCACCACTCCGCCGCCGTCGAGGACGCCGGCGCCGAGCACCACCACCACCGCGCCGCCGCCGACTTCGACCACCGCCGGGGCCCCCGAGACGATCGTCTACAGCGTCAGCGGGACCGGCAGGGCGCTGAGCATCGCCTACATCGATACCGGCGGCATATTGCAGACCGAGTTCAATGTGTCCCTGCCGTGGAGCAAGCAGGTGACGCTGACGCCGCCGGCGACCACGGCCGCGGCGGTCACGGTGGTCAACTTCGGCGAGCAGATCACCTGCTCGGTATCGGTGGACGGCGCCCAGGTGCGTCAGCGCACCGGTTCGATCCTCACGGTGTGCGCGGCGGCCGGCTGA
- a CDS encoding TetR/AcrR family transcriptional regulator translates to MVSSIPKSISADSAGNDEPGNRRSRLKSDRRSQLLAAAERLFAQGGYSAVRLEDIGAAAGVSGPAIYRHFAGKEALLVELLVGISTRLLAGARAVEASGRSPQDVLDGLVDFHLDFALGEPDLIRIQDRDLGHLPAAAQRQVRSAQRQYVEVWVSVLRALHTGLAEADARLMAHAAFGLLNSTPHSMKPTGAKSAAPEHSRAVLRAMTISALGAAAI, encoded by the coding sequence ATGGTTTCTTCTATTCCTAAGTCCATCTCGGCCGACTCGGCGGGCAATGACGAGCCGGGAAACCGGCGCAGCCGGCTGAAGTCCGACCGGCGTAGCCAGCTGCTCGCGGCCGCCGAACGCCTTTTCGCGCAGGGCGGCTACTCGGCGGTGCGGTTGGAGGACATCGGCGCGGCCGCCGGAGTCAGCGGCCCGGCCATCTACCGACACTTCGCAGGCAAAGAAGCACTGCTGGTCGAGTTGCTGGTCGGTATCAGCACTCGATTGCTCGCCGGGGCACGCGCGGTCGAAGCGAGTGGACGCAGCCCGCAAGACGTGCTGGACGGCCTGGTCGATTTTCATCTCGATTTCGCCCTCGGCGAGCCAGATCTGATTCGGATCCAGGACCGTGACTTGGGACATCTGCCGGCCGCCGCGCAGCGCCAAGTGCGCAGCGCCCAGCGGCAGTACGTCGAGGTGTGGGTGAGCGTGTTACGCGCGCTGCACACCGGGCTGGCCGAAGCCGATGCGCGGCTGATGGCCCACGCCGCGTTCGGCTTGCTGAACTCGACCCCGCACAGCATGAAGCCCACCGGTGCCAAGTCCGCCGCCCCGGAGCACTCGCGAGCAGTGTTGCGGGCAATGACGATCAGCGCGCTGGGCGCGGCCGCAATTTAG